Proteins encoded within one genomic window of Naumovozyma dairenensis CBS 421 chromosome 6, complete genome:
- the PMS1 gene encoding ATP-binding mismatch repair protein (similar to Saccharomyces cerevisiae PMS1 (YNL082W); ancestral locus Anc_2.212): MTKKITPIGSKDVHKITSGQIIIDLVTAVKELVDNSIDAHATQIDIIFKNYGIESIECSDNGDGITPENYEFLALKHYTSKISTFDDVLHIQSLGFRGEALSSLCGIAKLIVTTTSDPPKADRLEYDRSGKLNSRTITSRNAGTTIQISKLFENLPVRRKEFIRTCRRQFTKCISLLQGYAIIQENIKFSVWNVSAKGRKTSVLSTPLAPSIPKKVLSIFGPSSTYGLDVLDLALDLNPLKKDMMKKYVNDTTFLNLDYTIQVKGYISKHSLGCGRNSKDRQFFYINKRPIEYPQLSKCCNDIYRQFNNAQFPSIFLNLVIPPQVIDVNVTPDKRIVFLQNEKYVLEELKIRLYEYFDNQDLVLPKQQSILKNHQSRIAKKRRLESTKENEKYATADSITKFLKEKGKENVKSCVISKPSTDISYRNLNDEEELVVVKIEDDTFKSNAKLANKDLVFSGKDDDLSSCEINTDNKFSNNDLSDEIDVNLEKIEKRVRFQLPPPLKEHIRHRSFTDNKYTKPSKASSRIVCLRVRNLMERIRKELKVVSVFSQKKRDNLVSAEPATGMKNIGEGDQYLTLMVKKEDFKKMKIVGQFNLGFIIVTRKIGNDYDLFVIDQHAADEKYNFERLQKITTFKSQRLIVPQPVELSIIDELIVIDNHSTFEKNGFKLIIDKNASQGQKIKIVALPVSKQTMINIDDFNELIHAIRENAGLNTEDLRCSKYRKLFAMRACRSSVMVGKPLTKKAMTTIVHNLSDLKKPWNCPHGRPTMRHLTELHGLNSFTKDYEI; encoded by the coding sequence ATgaccaaaaaaattactcCTATCGGGTCAAAAGATGTTCATAAGATAACTTCAGGACAAATAATCATTGACTTGGTCACCGCGGTTAAAGAATTGGTGGATAACAGCATTGATGCCCATGCCACTCAAATAGAcatcatctttaaaaaCTATGGGATAGAATCCATTGAATGTTCTGATAATGGAGATGGAATTACTCCAGAAAACTATGAGTTTTTAGCTTTGAAACATTATACATCTAAAATTTCCACATTTGATGATGTATTGCATATACAGTCACTGGGATTTAGAGGTGAAGCATTGTCATCACTTTGTGGGATTGCAAAGTTAATAGTGACCACTACATCTGACCCACCGAAGGCGGATAGGTTAGAATATGACAGATCAGGTAAATTAAATTCACGAACGATTACATCCCGTAATGCTGGAACTACCATTCAAATCTCtaaattgtttgaaaaCTTACCAGTGAGAAGAAAGGAATTTATAAGGACTTGCAGGAGACAGTTTACCAAATGTATATCCCTATTACAAGGCTATGCAATTATTCAAGAGaatatcaaattttcaGTTTGGAATGTTTCTGCTAAGGGAAGGAAGACTTCCGTATTGTCAACACCACTTGCTCCAAGCATACCGAAAAAAGTTTTGAGCATTTTTGGTCCAAGTAGTACATATGGTTTAGATGTACTAGATTTAGCTCTCGATTTGAACCCTCTCAAAAAAGatatgatgaaaaaatatgttaaCGACACCACTTTCCTTAACTTGGATTATACAATTCAAGTTAAAGGTTATATATCAAAACATTCCCTAGGCTGCGGTCgaaattcaaaagataGGCAGTTTTTCTATATCAATAAAAGACCTATCGAATACCCACAATTATCAAAATGTTGTAATGATATTTATAGGCAATTCAATAATGCTCAATTTCCATCCATTTTCTTAAACCTGGTCATTCCTCCACAGGTAATTGATGTAAATGTTACGCCCGATAAAAGGATAGTATTTctacaaaatgaaaagtaTGTCttagaagaattaaagATACGATTGtatgaatattttgataatcAGGATTTAGTCTTACCCAAGCAACAAtctattttaaaaaatcaCCAATCAAGAATCGCAAAGAAACGGAGATTAGAATCTactaaagaaaatgaaaaatatgctACCGCTGATTCCATAACCAAATTTCTAAAAGAAAAGGGTAAAGAAAATGTCAAAAGCTGTGTAATTTCAAAACCATCCACTGACATTTCATACCGcaatttgaatgatgaGGAAGAATTAGTTGTTGTAAAAATAGAGGATGATACGTTTAAGAGTAATGCGAAATTGGCGAACAAAGATCTAGTTTTCTCTGGGAAAGATGACGACTTGTCAAGCTGCGAAATTAATACAGATAACAAGTTTAGCAATAATGACTTATCAGATGAAATAGACGTAAACTTAGAGAAAATTGAGAAAAGAGTCAGGTTTCAATTACCACCCCCTTTGAAAGAACATATTAGACATAGATCATTTACCGATAACAAGTATACAAAACCATCTAAGGCCAGCAGTAGGATCGTTTGTCTGCGGGTTCGTAATCTTATGGAAAGAATcagaaaagaattaaaggTAGTTTCGGTTTTCTCTCAAAAGAAGCGCGATAATTTAGTTAGTGCTGAACCTGCAACaggaatgaaaaatatcgGAGAAGGAGACCAATATTTAACATTGATGGTTAAAAAAGAGGActtcaagaaaatgaaaattgtTGGACAATTCAATTTGGGCTTCATTATCGTTACTAGGAAAATTGGAAATGATTATGATTTGTTTGTTATCGATCAACATGCAGCTGacgaaaaatataattttgaacGGTTACAGAAGATTACAACTTTTAAATCACAACGGTTAATCGTCCCTCAACCTGTGGAATTAAGTATTATCGATGAACTGATCGTCATTGATAACCATTCAACTTTCGAAAAAAACGGGTTTAAgttaataattgataaaaatgCATCTCAGGGACAAAAGATTAAAATAGTAGCTTTGCCCGTATCTAAACAGACAATGATTAATATAGatgattttaatgaattaatacATGCAATTAGAGAGAATGCGGGATTAAATACTGAGGATTTAAGATGTTCTAAGTATAGGAAATTGTTTGCAATGAGAGCCTGCAGAAGTAGTGTTATGGTTGGCAAACCACTTACTAAGAAGGCTATGACTACAATCGTTCATAATTTAAGTGACTTGAAAAAACCATGGAACTGTCCACATGGAAGACCAACAATGAGACATTTGACTGAATTACATGGCTTGAAT
- the SNN1 gene encoding Snn1p (similar to Saccharomyces cerevisiae YNL086W; ancestral locus Anc_2.203) yields MEERTVSGVHPVELCVYSVLSSDLDELYHSINQLRESEAFLILSVKKIRDSLKKEHRILYEKELLRKPLDKLKTLQKRMDILLKRYEEIKRRNKKLIEGP; encoded by the coding sequence ATGGAAGAACGTACAGTCAGCGGAGTTCATCCAGTCGAGCTGTGTGTTTACTCTGTTCTCTCGTCAGATTTAGACGAATTGTATCATTCCATCAATCAACTAAGAGAATCAGAAGcttttttaatattgtCTGTAAAGAAGATTCGAgattctttgaagaaagaacaTCGGATACTTTATGagaaagaattattgaGGAAACCCCTAGATAAGTTGAAGACTCTACAGAAGAGAATGGACATACTCTTGAAGAGATACGaggaaataaaaagaagaaataagaAGCTGATAGAGGGGCCATGA
- the SAL1 gene encoding Ca(2+)-binding ATP:ADP antiporter SAL1 (similar to Saccharomyces cerevisiae SAL1 (YNL083W); ancestral locus Anc_2.210) gives MIPEQPPIKDTTNQKLRYKSIFKQLDIHNEGKFDYSTLRKAFQDSNHPLKSNDEAIRFLFTAMDSNNDNVVDYNDFMKYVTVAESQIEEGFQNIDLDHDGKIKPSDVSNYLSKLDIKNADIGNKSSAAAASPNTYNIKNSPSRFNNFIHWAFYKKLESNDNIENKEEVSCTGDNSIRFEDRDQLYITYNQWRDFLLLMPREGGSRLKTAYSYFYLFNEDVELSSEGDMTLINDFVKGFGYFIAGGLSGVISRTATAPFDRIKVFLIARTDLSSTLLNSKATVLAKNPKANLNKLRSPITKAITTLYRQGGVRAFYVGNGLSVFKVCPESSIKFGTFELVKRAMSNFNGNKNVDDLSRFHTYIAGGLAGMVSQISIYPIDTLKFRIQCAPLDCKLKGNQLLFATASNMYKEGGLGMFYKGAIVGAVGIFPYAALDLGTFSALKKWYIKRKSKSLNVPEDKVDLSYLQVLPMGAISGSVGATAVYPINLLRTRLQTQATFAHPYLYTGFRDVFTKTIQREGIPGLYKGLVPTLAKVCPAVSIGYLCYENFKKLMKLN, from the coding sequence ATGATACCGGAACAACCGCCGATAAAAGACACCACTAATCAAAAACTGCGATACAAGTCAATATTCAAACAGTTAGATATCCATAATGAAGGGAAATTCGATTATTCCACTTTGCGTAAAGCTTTCCAGGATTCCAACCATCCTTTGAAATCTAATGATGAAGCAATAAGGTTTTTGTTCACTGCGATggattcaaataatgacaatGTTGTTGATTATAATGACTTCATGAAATATGTAACCGTAGCTGAATCTCAGATCGAAGAGGgctttcaaaatattgatttgGACCATGACGGTAAGATTAAACCATCTGATGTCTCAAActatctttcaaaattagaTATAAAGAATGCAGATATTggtaataaatcatcagcagcagcagcttCTCCAAATActtataatattaagaattCACCGTCaagatttaataatttcattcattgggcattttataaaaaattggaaagcAACGACAACATTGAAAACAAGGAAGAGGTAAGTTGTACTGGGGATAACAGCATTAGGTTTGAAGATCGTGACCAATTATATATCACATACAACCAATGGCGAGATTTCCTGTTATTGATGCCCAGAGAAGGAGGCTCCCGGCTAAAGACGGCTTATTCGTATTTTTACttatttaatgaagatgTTGAGCTATCTTCTGAAGGAGATATGACTTTgattaatgattttgtaAAAGGATTTGGATATTTTATTGCCGGTGGGCTTTCCGGTGTGATATCACGTACAGCTACAGCTCCATTTGATAGAATTAAAGTGTTTCTAATTGCAAGAACAGATTTATCCTCTACgttattgaattcaaaagCGACTGTTTTAGCTAAAAATCCAAAAGctaatttaaataaattacgATCACCTATCACAAAGGCCATCACGACATTATATCGACAAGGTGGCGTAAGAGCATTTTACGTGGGGAATGGGTTAAGTGTCTTTAAAGTTTGCCCTGAAAGTTCAATCAAATTTGGTACTTTTGAATTAGTTAAAAGAGCCATGTCTAATTTCAATGGGAATAAAAATGTTGACGATCTTTCGAGATTCCATACTTACATAGCGGGTGGTTTAGCAGGAATGGTGTCGCAAATATCTATTTATCCTATTGATACATTAAAGTTCCGAATCCAATGTGCACCTTTGGATTGTAAATTGAAAGGGAATCAGTTACTATTTGCAACGGCAAGTAATATGTATAAAGAAGGTGGACTAGGAATGTTTTATAAGGGAGCTATTGTAGGTGCTGTGGGTATTTTCCCTTATGCAGCACTGGATTTAGGAACATTTTCagctttgaaaaaatggtATATTAAGCGAAAATccaaatcattaaatgtTCCAGAGGACAAAGTAGATTTAAGTTATTTACAAGTATTACCAATGGGTGCAATAAGTGGGTCAGTAGGAGCTACTGCAGTCTATCCAATTAATCTCCTTAGAACAAGACTACAAACGCAAGCAACTTTTGCACATCCTTATTTGTATACCGGCTTCAGGGATGTCTTTACCAAAACAATCCAAAGAGAAGGGATACCTGGTCTGTATAAAGGGTTAGTTCCAACGTTGGCAAAAGTGTGTCCTGCAGTGTCCATTGGATATTTATGTTATGAGAACTTTAAGAagttaatgaaattgaattga
- the NDAI0F02540 gene encoding uncharacterized protein (similar to Saccharomyces cerevisiae TCB2 (YNL087W) and TCB1 (YOR086C); ancestral locus Anc_2.202) — translation MSPNDYKKQSAPSNTKAELIPGNLSTIEVKEESSEGVAAYNKPPMTSTVNQSHFSRVASYVGWKQIGGWEEVDSLGEYDSLFELNEDTFLDNIIPDKFYGKWYHPILLFIIAGFSSFLLGYFKFSFAPVYLIAVAAALVYRALIKGYRSSIRELIEKESAVEKIEDDYESVEWANLLFVKYWPILEPSLSQKIVTQVNGQLASNMSIPKWIKAIWIDEFTLGIKPPRIGYVKTLQNTHLDVVVMDWNVSFTPHDQADMNARQVRNFVNSKVLLKINVMGVILPMTLSDLAIDIKARLKFQLMAALPIIETINIQLLKVPNVDFIASLFNISVFNMDLLTLPGFLTLANKMAYKYMSEILLPPFSLQLNLPQLLSGSATSIGILEINVKAVKGFKRNFGELLGKPGHPYVSFLFSNRVIAKTSASKDPNSPIWHEVVHIPIKSFTEPLSVILFDKHKTLKDKNLGGIEFNLNSLRHRPHQKRLKSPILKNSKSIGYLHFDLHFRPVLEQKKLPNGKVEEIPDLNTGLAKIVIQESRLINEIEKKFDTYVELYINAKKVFTTKKVSGVDNWRWKSQYESIILDRSMTRCKFVIKDKKSQIISSSVQNLNALIDRTSMSKDIIPLKNGVGDLKIMTYWKPVELGLYGKGTIYTAPIGTVRILINKAKFTNNVDKIMEVNPYTRVLTNDLEIGRTNELLNELNPIWNQAIYVAITSPNQKILLECMDSRLIGGDRSLGQLEISPRGLLRKGDDDRYEEFINENAISSQLTTRKGLSGEITYYISFYPSLPILTREEIEDLEKVRERRRQLLQKKASLDPLTESKELKERILDEECEIHELEDIFSNKMKLDLNELIQYPSGILTISVQGGELPFPGLYVQTFLDSLGHASIISPKCSIRTIKTGWIGEATIKELEWSVTTFKVVKNKSLNKAEVGISEFVIPTIELINNCYREPCILNLSGISTAKLMVQVSYFPLHVTKLPLSDLITNTGDLTITIKGANDLIAGDRNGYSDPYVKLYLNNNEKSFFKTKISKKTLNPVWNESTTLQINDRVNTFIKFKVVDWDGALSNDLLGWAMLPLSQIDPAALTKLEVPIVTEKEDKGGFLQLEFTFSPRYTLGVQKRSKNNIGDLAQKGIDTGIRAGTTVLNTSVVTIGKMMDEGQVRLRTGIVKGVEKKLTGSVHF, via the coding sequence ATGTCACCTAATGACTACAAAAAGCAAAGTGCTCCGTCGAACACTAAAGCAGAGTTGATCCCTGGGAATCTGTCTACTATCGAGgtcaaagaagaaagttcTGAAGGTGTTGCGGCTTATAATAAACCACCGATGACTTCTACTGTAAACCAATCTCATTTTAGTAGAGTAGCGTCCTATGTCGGTTGGAAACAGATAGGGGGGTGGGAGGAAGTTGACTCTCTAGGGGAATATGATTCGCTATTTGAGTTAAATGAGGACACTTTCTtagataatattattcctGATAAATTCTACGGTAAATGGTACCATCCAATACTGCTCTTTATAATTGCTggattttcttcatttctTTTAGGGTACTTCAAATTCTCGTTTGCACCAGTCTATTTAATTGCTGTTGCCGCAGCATTGGTTTATAGAGCATTAATTAAGGGTTATAGGTCCAGTATTAGGGAACTCATCGAGAAGGAATCAGCTGTTGAAAAAATAGAAGACGATTACGAATCTGTCGAATGGGCGAACTTGTTATTCGTAAAGTATTGGCCTATTTTAGAACCATCCTTGTCTCAGAAAATAGTTACGCAGGTCAACGGACAGTTGGCTTCAAATATGTCTATCCCAAAATGGATAAAGGCTATATGGATTGACGAATTCACATTGGGAATAAAACCTCCTAGGATTGGGTATGTAAAAACATTACAAAATACACATTTAGATGTCGTAGTTATGGATTGGAATGTATCCTTTACACCGCATGACCAAGCTGATATGAATGCAAGGCAAGTTAGAAATTTCGTAAATTCAAAAGTGCTACTGAAGATCAATGTAATGGGGGTTATACTACCAATGACACTTTCTGACCTTGCAATTGACATAAAGGCAAGgttaaaatttcaattgatgGCAGCATTACCTATTATAGAAACAAtcaatattcaattattgaaagtACCAAATGTAGATTTTATtgcatcattatttaatatatctgTTTTCAATATGGATCTTCTGACTCTACCGGGTTTTCTAACTCTGGCAAACAAAATGGCTTACAAATATATGTCGGAAATATTGCTTCCTCCATTTTCATTACAATTAAACTTACCACAGTTACTCTCTGGTTCGGCAACCTCTATTGGTATTCTGGAAATTAATGTTAAAGCTGTGAAAGGCTTCAAGAGAAATTTTGGCGAGCTCTTAGGAAAACCAGGGCATCCATATGTctcatttcttttttcgAACCGAGTCATAGCTAAAACATCAGCTTCTAAAGATCCAAATAGCCCAATATGGCACGAAGTCGTCCATATACCGATCAAATCATTTACAGAACCATTATCAGTCATACTTTTTGACAAACACAAAACattgaaagataaaaatttaggtggcattgaattcaatttaaattctttacGTCATCGACCTCATCAGAAACGTTTAAAGAGTcccattttgaaaaactcTAAATCTATTGGGTATTTACACTTTGATTTACATTTCCGTCCAGTCTTAGAACAAAAGAAGTTGCCAAACGGGAAGGTTGAAGAAATCCCTGATTTAAATACTGGGTTAGCAAAGATAGTTATCCAAGAAAGTAGGTTAATCAACGAAATTGAGAAAAAGTTCGATACATACGTTGAGCTCTACATCAATGCCAAGAAGGTCTTCACTACAAAGAAGGTATCTGGTGTGGATAATTGGCGATGGAAATCACAGTATGAGTCCATCATTCTTGATAGAAGTATGACTAGATGCAAGTTTGTTatcaaagataaaaaaaGTCAAATTATCTCTTCTTCGGTACAAAATCTAAATGCGTTAATTGATAGAACTAGTATGAGTAAAGATATCATACCTTTGAAAAACGGTGTGGGcgatttgaaaattatgaCATACTGGAAACCGGTAGAGTTAGGTTTATATGGGAAGGGCACCATATATACAGCACCAATTGGTACTGTCCGTATATTGATTAATAAGGCAAAGTTCACCAATAATGTGGATAAAATAATGGAGGTTAATCCTTACACGAGAGTTCTAACTAATGATCTGGAGATTGGTAGAACAAATGAGCTgttaaatgaattaaacCCAATATGGAATCAAGCAATATATGTGGCAATTACTTCGCCTAATCAAAAGATACTTCTTGAATGTATGGATTCTAGGTTGATTGGGGGAGATCGTTCATTGGGGCAATTAGAAATATCACCACGTGGACTACTACGAAAAGGGGATGATGACAGATACGAAGAgttcattaatgaaaatgctATAAGCTCACAATTAACTACTCGTAAAGGGCTTAGTGGGGAAATTACATACTATATTTCCTTTTATCCGTCATTACCGATTTTAACTCGCGAAGAAATCGAAGATCTTGAGAAAGTGAGGGAAAGGAGAAGACAGTTGTTGCAAAAGAAAGCATCACTTGATCCTCTAACCGAATCCAAGGAACTAAAGGAAAGAATATTGGATGAAGAGTGTGAAATCcatgaattagaagatataTTCAGTAATAAGATGAAATTGgatttaaatgaattgataCAATATCCTTCAGGAATCTTAACCATTTCTGTTCAAGGCGGTGAATTACCATTCCCCGGTCTTTATGTGCAAACATTTTTGGATTCACTTGGTCATGCCAGTATAATCAGTCCGAAATGTTCCATCAGAACTATTAAAACAGGTTGGATAGGTGAAGCAACGATCAAAGAACTAGAATGGTCTGTTACAACATTCAAAGTtgttaaaaataaaagtcTAAACAAAGCTGAAGTGGGTATTAGTGAATTTGTAATTCCTACTATTGAATTGATAAACAATTGTTATAGAGAACCATGTATATTGAATCTTTCAGGGATATCAACTGCCAAATTGATGGTCCAAGTGTCATACTTCCCATTGCATGTTACGAAGTTACCACTTTCAGATTTAATAACGAATACCGGTGATTTgactattactattaagGGAGCTAATGACCTGATAGCAGGTGACAGGAATGGATATTCTGATCCTTATGTCAAATTATATctgaataataatgaaaaatcatttttcaagaCCAAAATTTCGAAAAAGACATTGAATCCAGTTTGGAATGAGTCCACAACATTACAAATCAATGACCGAGTCAATACATTTATAAAGTTCAAAGTTGTAGATTGGGATGGCGCACTTTCGAATGATCTATTAGGATGGGCAATGTTGCCCCTATCTCAGATTGATCCAGCAGCATTGACGAAATTAGAAGTTCCAATTGTTActgaaaaagaagacaaaGGTGGTTTCTTACAACTTGAATTCACCTTTAGCCCACGATATACTTTAGGGGTTCAAAAACGATCtaagaataatattggAGATCTTGCTCAGAAGGGTATCGATACTGGGATAAGGGCAGGTACTACTGTTCTGAATACAAGTGTGGTAACGATCGGTAAGATGATGGATGAAGGACAAGTAAGGTTGAGAACCGGTATTGTGAAAGGTGTCGAAAAGAAGCTTACTGGCTCAGTACATTTCTGA